In Synechococcales cyanobacterium T60_A2020_003, the following proteins share a genomic window:
- a CDS encoding ubiquinol-cytochrome c reductase iron-sulfur subunit, with translation MDRREFLTWIGVGSLATSLPIAIAACAPESTSSDTSASPSADGEVVGTVSELSRDRPILREDTALGAVMVIQDANNTAIAVNPTCPHAGCMVDWKAAQNLFVCPCHNSQFGPDGSLVQGPSTKPLASYAVSVEGDNIVVR, from the coding sequence ATGGATCGACGTGAGTTTCTAACATGGATCGGTGTAGGTAGCCTAGCGACATCATTGCCAATAGCGATCGCTGCCTGTGCCCCCGAATCAACCAGTTCAGACACGAGTGCTAGCCCATCGGCTGATGGTGAAGTCGTCGGTACTGTATCTGAACTGAGTCGCGATCGCCCCATCCTCAGAGAAGACACAGCTCTTGGCGCAGTGATGGTGATTCAAGATGCTAACAATACCGCGATCGCGGTGAATCCGACCTGCCCCCACGCAGGTTGTATGGTCGATTGGAAGGCAGCTCAAAATCTATTCGTTTGCCCCTGTCACAACTCGCAGTTTGGCCCAGATGGCAGCCTTGTCCAAGGCCCCTCCACTAAACCCCTTGCATCCTATGCTGTCTCTGTGGAGGGGGACAATATCGTTGTGCGGTAA